Proteins from a single region of Thermodesulfobacteriota bacterium:
- a CDS encoding NYN domain-containing protein, which yields MADDRVVIFIDGSNFYHGLKGHCSGKTKINFEKFANKLVNGRKLVRTYYYNAPVDQLENPEKYKAQQKFFSALDRVPYLERSLGKLVRRTRSFTCSSCKKVDSTDFRMEKGVDVSIAVDMLVTAHRDLYDIAILVSGDGDFEKAMRGVKDTGRHVENAYFKGGHSNLLMKECDKFTELSKDFLKGCW from the coding sequence ATGGCAGACGACCGAGTCGTAATATTTATCGACGGAAGTAACTTCTATCATGGGCTCAAAGGCCACTGCTCAGGGAAAACAAAGATAAATTTCGAAAAATTTGCAAATAAACTCGTAAACGGAAGGAAGTTAGTAAGAACATACTATTATAATGCTCCCGTCGACCAACTGGAAAATCCTGAAAAATACAAAGCCCAACAAAAATTCTTTTCGGCTCTTGACAGAGTACCATACTTGGAGCGCTCTTTAGGAAAACTTGTTAGGCGCACCCGTTCTTTTACATGTAGCAGTTGTAAAAAGGTTGACAGTACGGACTTTCGCATGGAAAAAGGGGTTGATGTGAGCATAGCGGTTGACATGTTGGTCACAGCACACCGGGATTTATACGATATTGCAATTTTAGTGTCTGGCGATGGTGATTTTGAAAAAGCAATGAGGGGAGTAAAAGATACGGGGCGCCATGTCGAAAACGCATATTTTAAGGGAGGACACTCTAACCTGTTAATGAAGGAATGTGATAAATTTACTGAACTCAGCAAAGACTTCTTGAAAGGTTGTTGGTAA
- a CDS encoding IS1 family transposase, with protein MNRLSRDKQKQIIAALVEGNSIRATCRMTGAAKGTVLKLLKDVGEACSEYQDKAFRNLSSTRIECDEIWSFCYAKKKNVPEEKKGKFGYGDIWTWTAICADTKLVPSWHIGRRDVKTAKRFMGDLASRLKNRIQLTTDGYKAYLEAVDYAFGTDVDYSQLIKVYGTVQENQTRYSPAKCMGTEKKPINGKPDSKKISTSYVERQNLTMRMSMRRFTRLTNGFSKKVENLAHAVALHFMYYNFCRIHKTLRVTPAMEAGVTNKLWEIEDILALLDSKGGGLTNNLSRSLC; from the coding sequence ATGAACAGGTTGAGCAGAGATAAGCAGAAACAGATAATAGCCGCGTTAGTAGAGGGGAATTCCATCCGGGCTACCTGCCGTATGACAGGGGCGGCGAAGGGTACGGTCCTAAAGCTCTTGAAGGACGTAGGGGAGGCTTGCTCGGAGTATCAGGATAAAGCCTTCCGTAACCTGTCCAGCACACGCATTGAGTGTGACGAGATATGGTCCTTCTGCTACGCCAAGAAAAAGAACGTGCCGGAGGAAAAGAAGGGGAAGTTCGGCTATGGCGATATATGGACGTGGACGGCTATATGCGCCGACACCAAATTGGTTCCGAGCTGGCACATAGGAAGGCGTGACGTAAAGACTGCCAAGAGGTTCATGGGGGACTTGGCAAGCCGCCTCAAAAACCGCATACAGCTAACCACAGATGGCTATAAGGCCTATTTAGAGGCCGTAGACTACGCCTTTGGGACCGACGTTGATTACAGTCAGCTAATCAAGGTCTATGGGACGGTACAGGAGAATCAGACCCGTTACAGCCCTGCAAAGTGCATGGGGACGGAAAAGAAGCCCATTAACGGGAAACCTGATTCCAAGAAAATATCCACAAGCTACGTGGAGAGGCAGAACCTAACCATGAGAATGAGCATGAGGCGGTTTACGAGGCTGACAAATGGCTTTTCCAAGAAGGTGGAGAATCTGGCCCACGCCGTGGCCCTGCATTTTATGTACTATAACTTCTGCCGGATACATAAGACGCTCCGAGTAACCCCGGCTATGGAAGCTGGCGTAACTAACAAGCTTTGGGAGATTGAGGATATTTTGGCATTGCTGGATTCAAAGGGAGGGGGTCTTACCAACAACCTTTCAAGAAGTCTTTGCTGA
- a CDS encoding helix-turn-helix transcriptional regulator: protein MTSITPIKLELAEKLERDKGFRERFFRGQAQDEIAMSIRVLRGKRNLRQIDLAEESDMKQSAVSRIEQAEYSAWSFNTLFRIADALDARLKIVFEPTEEVVEQYKQKEADAEAQFEQRAPLHTSDATKTEVEGPSKAAPSPPSICFPRGHGMAMAAN, encoded by the coding sequence ATGACTTCGATTACACCCATTAAGTTAGAACTTGCAGAAAAACTCGAAAGAGATAAGGGTTTTAGAGAGAGATTCTTTCGTGGTCAGGCACAAGATGAAATCGCAATGAGCATTAGAGTATTGCGAGGGAAAAGGAATTTACGCCAAATTGATTTAGCCGAAGAGTCAGACATGAAGCAATCTGCCGTTTCGCGAATCGAACAGGCTGAGTATTCAGCATGGAGCTTTAATACTCTGTTCCGTATAGCCGATGCTTTAGATGCGCGGTTAAAGATAGTTTTTGAACCAACAGAAGAGGTTGTTGAGCAATATAAGCAAAAAGAGGCAGATGCCGAAGCGCAATTTGAACAGCGCGCACCGTTACATACATCAGATGCAACAAAAACCGAGGTAGAAGGACCATCTAAGGCGGCACCTTCTCCTCCTTCTATTTGCTTTCCCAGAGGGCATGGAATGGCTATGGCGGCTAATTAA
- a CDS encoding carboxypeptidase-like regulatory domain-containing protein: MKKILSALFFLALALPQAASAKVYSTISGYVLEDETGVPIAGLTVRAVKMNSAESYVIRSSTDEKGFYVIRGATEGVYSVSLIGRELVQADYYSDKKTVEVTVTAGKNIVNNNYTVKKAGFVSGRVFKGDGTTPYVGIKVDASAEGGYQFFAITDVNGFYKIGGLPDTENAIVSAFVPGAAVTDAGGIKIVGGDETKNIDIVVKKDSSNLSIKGRVLSESTNQGIENVKVMVLGSKSSGYSIAMAQSDAKGNFEAYGLPSGIYTVKIVQYGYDFFVKEGIEVKDGDPPVEIEIELKPTQR; encoded by the coding sequence ATGAAAAAGATTCTGTCGGCTCTTTTCTTTCTGGCGCTTGCCTTACCGCAGGCGGCCTCGGCTAAGGTCTACAGCACCATATCGGGGTATGTGCTGGAGGACGAGACAGGCGTTCCAATCGCGGGGCTGACCGTCAGGGCCGTTAAAATGAATAGCGCGGAATCTTATGTTATAAGAAGTTCTACCGATGAAAAGGGGTTCTATGTCATCCGTGGCGCCACGGAAGGAGTTTATAGTGTATCTTTGATAGGCAGGGAGCTGGTTCAGGCCGACTACTATTCGGATAAAAAAACCGTCGAAGTTACGGTCACCGCCGGTAAAAACATCGTAAATAATAACTATACGGTTAAAAAAGCGGGTTTTGTCTCGGGCAGGGTTTTTAAGGGCGATGGTACGACACCTTATGTCGGTATAAAGGTTGATGCTAGCGCTGAAGGTGGTTATCAATTTTTTGCTATTACAGATGTGAATGGATTTTATAAAATCGGTGGCTTGCCGGATACGGAGAATGCCATAGTCAGTGCATTTGTTCCAGGAGCCGCCGTAACGGATGCAGGAGGGATAAAAATAGTCGGTGGCGATGAAACAAAAAATATTGATATAGTCGTTAAAAAGGATAGTTCCAACCTTTCCATTAAGGGCAGAGTTTTATCAGAAAGCACAAATCAAGGAATCGAAAATGTAAAGGTCATGGTGCTCGGCAGTAAATCATCGGGTTATTCAATAGCTATGGCACAGTCAGATGCAAAGGGCAATTTTGAAGCTTATGGACTTCCTTCAGGAATATATACTGTTAAAATAGTCCAATACGGCTATGACTTTTTTGTTAAGGAGGGAATAGAAGTAAAGGATGGAGATCCTCCCGTGGAGATAGAGATTGAATTAAAGCCCACGCAACGATGA
- a CDS encoding NAD(P)H-binding protein, translated as MQNKVRNKERSKEPAKELNVVTGAFGFTGKYITKLLLEHGIRMRTLTGHPDRPDPFDGRVEVRPFNFDDPSAMVESLRGASTVYNTYWVRFNHGRTTFGQAVANVQNLIRAAAEAEVKRFVHVSITNPDEDSTSGYLRGKALMERTLKESGLSYAIVRPTVLFGREDILFNNIAWLLRRFPAFAIPGTGDFRLQPVFGEDVARLAVELAGKEENVVRDAVGPETYSFKELVYLIRKRVKSRALLFSCPPRLAQLLTTMLNPIVGDVILTRDEVDKLGTDTLVSFGPPTCPTRFSAWLEENADWYGVHYASEIKRHFS; from the coding sequence GTGCAAAATAAGGTGCGGAATAAAGAACGGAGTAAAGAGCCGGCCAAAGAGCTTAACGTCGTAACCGGCGCGTTCGGCTTTACGGGCAAGTACATAACGAAGCTCCTCCTGGAGCACGGCATAAGGATGAGGACGCTGACCGGCCACCCCGACCGGCCCGACCCCTTCGACGGCCGGGTGGAAGTCCGCCCCTTCAACTTCGACGACCCCTCGGCCATGGTCGAGAGCCTCCGGGGGGCCTCGACCGTCTACAACACCTACTGGGTGCGCTTCAACCACGGGCGGACCACCTTCGGCCAGGCCGTGGCAAACGTGCAGAACCTCATCCGCGCGGCGGCAGAGGCCGAAGTAAAACGCTTCGTCCACGTAAGCATCACCAACCCGGACGAGGACTCGACCTCCGGGTACTTACGGGGGAAGGCCCTTATGGAGCGCACCTTGAAGGAGTCGGGGCTCTCGTATGCCATCGTGCGCCCGACGGTGCTCTTCGGAAGGGAAGACATACTCTTCAACAACATCGCCTGGCTCCTCCGGCGCTTCCCGGCCTTTGCTATCCCGGGCACGGGGGACTTCAGGCTGCAGCCGGTCTTTGGCGAAGACGTGGCACGGCTGGCGGTCGAGCTCGCCGGGAAAGAAGAAAACGTCGTAAGAGACGCCGTCGGGCCCGAGACCTACTCCTTCAAGGAGCTCGTATACCTCATCCGCAAGAGGGTCAAGAGCCGGGCGCTACTCTTCAGTTGCCCGCCCCGGCTGGCGCAGCTCCTGACGACGATGCTGAACCCGATCGTGGGGGACGTCATCCTGACGCGCGACGAGGTGGACAAGCTCGGGACCGATACGCTCGTCTCCTTCGGCCCCCCGACGTGCCCGACCAGGTTCAGCGCGTGGCTCGAGGAGAACGCGGACTGGTACGGCGTCCATTACGCCTCGGAGATAAAGAGGCACTTCAGCTAA
- a CDS encoding transcriptional regulator, with product MDRKADKKTADRKTVDRFVESWGMMGSVWGTNTSMARVHALLIVTEEPLSLDDIAKRLKMSRGNASMCLRELRNWTVVRLMKEPGDRQDYYVTEPDIWKVFVAIVKERKRREFDPVMETVREALPHMKKGSNAGVNARLKQMEEILATLDTIGERFLADEDKARYVLSFLSGFSMNKGKGGKG from the coding sequence ATGGACAGAAAAGCCGACAAGAAGACCGCCGACCGGAAAACAGTCGACAGGTTCGTCGAATCCTGGGGCATGATGGGCTCCGTCTGGGGGACCAACACCTCCATGGCCAGGGTCCACGCCCTCCTTATCGTAACCGAAGAGCCCCTTAGCCTGGACGACATCGCAAAGCGCCTCAAGATGAGCCGCGGCAACGCGAGCATGTGCCTCCGGGAGCTCCGGAACTGGACCGTGGTGAGGCTCATGAAGGAGCCCGGCGACCGGCAGGACTACTACGTGACCGAGCCCGACATCTGGAAGGTCTTCGTCGCGATAGTAAAGGAGCGCAAGCGCCGCGAGTTCGACCCGGTGATGGAGACCGTGAGGGAGGCGCTGCCGCACATGAAGAAGGGCTCGAACGCCGGGGTGAACGCGAGGCTCAAACAGATGGAGGAGATACTCGCCACCCTGGACACGATTGGCGAGAGGTTCCTCGCCGACGAGGACAAGGCACGGTACGTGCTCTCGTTCCTCTCCGGCTTTTCGATGAATAAGGGGAAGGGGGGGAAGGGCTAA
- the hpt gene encoding hypoxanthine phosphoribosyltransferase gives MPGNLKLIMPPEEIHLLVLRLAAELRRDYADKNPVMVGVMKGAFVFLADLMRAMKIPSEIEFIRAGSYGRRDTPSTEVRITNDVETGIKGRHVVLVEEIVDRGRTVSKVMEHLKGKSPASLKLCSLFMKRVEDGHEVSPDYLGAEIDRGFVVGYGLDYKEEYRYLTGLYVVGAGGVGGEGGEE, from the coding sequence GTGCCCGGAAACCTGAAACTCATAATGCCTCCCGAGGAGATTCACCTCCTCGTCCTGAGACTCGCCGCCGAGCTCCGGCGCGACTACGCCGACAAGAACCCCGTCATGGTCGGGGTCATGAAGGGCGCCTTTGTCTTCCTCGCGGACCTGATGCGCGCGATGAAGATACCCTCGGAGATAGAGTTCATCCGGGCCGGGAGCTACGGCAGGCGCGACACCCCCTCCACGGAGGTCCGCATAACAAACGACGTGGAGACCGGTATCAAGGGCAGGCACGTCGTGCTCGTCGAAGAGATAGTAGACAGGGGACGCACCGTGAGCAAGGTGATGGAGCATCTCAAGGGAAAGTCCCCGGCCTCGCTGAAACTCTGCTCGCTTTTCATGAAGCGGGTCGAGGACGGACATGAGGTAAGCCCCGACTACCTGGGCGCGGAAATAGACAGGGGCTTTGTCGTGGGCTACGGGCTCGACTATAAGGAGGAGTACCGCTACCTAACGGGCCTCTACGTCGTCGGCGCCGGGGGCGTCGGGGGGGAGGGGGGCGAGGAGTAG
- a CDS encoding AAA family ATPase, whose amino-acid sequence MELPRVIEALTRPGAYPERPEKVGFEQTHISYLFFTPEFVYKVKKHVDFGFLDFTTLQKRRHFCEEEVRLNSRLAPGVYLGVVEVIETEDGIFMETDHEGGEEGEGRTVEYAVKMKRLPEDGMLDTLLVRDRVDASLMKKAAGAIASFHRTAETSEHIAHFGEPGTIERNTEENFFQVSDYIGRTITQKQFDDIKAYTKGFLSSHKGLFIERVKDGFIRDCHGDIHSEHVSVADGISIFDCIEFNERFRYSDTVADMAFLAMDLDYHGRGDLSRTFEDAYFSLTGDEEGREFLDFYKCYRAFLRGKVEGFKLAEPEESEEDKRAAAELARLHFHLAHLYATGGYRPVVLAVCGLSGTGKSALARSLGHRAGITVLSSDAVRKELHGVAPDEHRFERYGEGIYSGEATERTYEELMERAGAMAASGRSVILDATFSRGEFLDAAKRAASDAGALFRVVECTADEEAVRERFEKRGAAEGEKGGKGGGGAVSDARWEIYLRQKESFEPVALPHLTITSDAPPDELAGRVIRRLF is encoded by the coding sequence ATGGAACTCCCGCGCGTCATAGAGGCGCTCACGCGCCCCGGGGCCTACCCCGAAAGGCCCGAAAAGGTCGGCTTCGAGCAGACCCATATCTCTTACCTCTTCTTCACCCCGGAGTTCGTCTACAAGGTAAAGAAACACGTGGACTTCGGCTTCCTCGACTTCACGACCCTCCAGAAAAGGCGCCACTTCTGCGAGGAGGAGGTGAGGCTCAATAGCAGACTCGCCCCCGGCGTCTACCTCGGCGTGGTGGAGGTGATAGAGACCGAAGACGGCATCTTCATGGAGACGGACCATGAGGGGGGGGAGGAGGGGGAGGGCAGGACGGTCGAGTACGCCGTCAAGATGAAGAGGCTCCCCGAAGACGGTATGCTCGACACCCTGCTCGTCCGCGACCGGGTCGACGCCTCCCTCATGAAGAAGGCCGCCGGGGCCATAGCCTCCTTTCACCGGACCGCCGAGACCTCTGAGCATATCGCCCACTTCGGCGAGCCCGGGACGATCGAGAGGAACACCGAGGAGAACTTCTTCCAGGTCTCGGACTACATAGGGCGCACCATCACCCAGAAACAGTTCGACGACATAAAGGCCTACACCAAGGGATTCTTAAGCTCGCATAAGGGCCTCTTTATCGAGCGCGTGAAGGACGGCTTTATAAGGGACTGCCACGGCGACATACACTCCGAGCACGTCTCGGTTGCCGACGGCATCTCCATCTTCGACTGCATAGAGTTCAACGAGCGGTTCAGGTACTCCGACACGGTGGCGGATATGGCGTTCCTCGCGATGGACCTGGACTACCACGGCAGGGGCGACCTCTCGCGGACCTTCGAGGACGCCTACTTCTCGCTTACCGGCGACGAGGAGGGCAGGGAGTTCCTGGACTTCTACAAGTGCTACCGGGCGTTCCTGAGGGGCAAGGTCGAAGGCTTTAAGCTCGCCGAGCCCGAGGAGAGCGAGGAGGACAAGAGGGCCGCCGCCGAGCTGGCGAGGCTCCACTTCCACCTCGCGCACCTTTACGCCACCGGCGGCTACAGGCCCGTCGTGCTCGCCGTATGCGGCCTTTCCGGCACGGGCAAGAGTGCGCTCGCTCGCTCGCTCGGGCACCGCGCCGGCATAACGGTCCTCTCTTCGGACGCGGTAAGGAAGGAGCTCCACGGCGTCGCTCCGGACGAGCATCGCTTCGAGCGATACGGCGAGGGCATCTATTCCGGGGAAGCGACCGAGAGGACATACGAGGAGCTTATGGAGAGGGCGGGGGCGATGGCCGCCTCGGGCCGCTCGGTCATACTCGACGCCACGTTTTCGAGGGGCGAGTTCCTCGACGCGGCCAAGCGGGCGGCCTCGGACGCGGGCGCGCTCTTCCGGGTAGTGGAGTGCACGGCCGACGAGGAGGCAGTGAGGGAGAGGTTTGAGAAACGCGGGGCCGCCGAGGGGGAGAAGGGGGGGAAGGGGGGCGGGGGGGCCGTATCCGACGCGCGGTGGGAAATCTATCTCAGGCAGAAGGAGTCCTTCGAGCCTGTCGCCCTGCCGCACCTTACCATAACCTCCGACGCCCCGCCCGACGAGCTCGCCGGAAGGGTCATAAGGCGGCTCTTCTGA
- a CDS encoding carboxypeptidase-like regulatory domain-containing protein has protein sequence MGRGNNKRAVAFSVLIAFFLMAGSNVSAEIYSSISGRVIAEDTGQGMEGVSVVLLGLGSEVERHDTITKEDGLYVLENLKPGDYLLGFGKDDIPYIQEMPNIFVTVPMGKNLVNVNYVFKVGGGVSGTVYDADGTTPLDRITVSVIVPDQPDDIDAADAELTDSNGKYLLLGLPESDKAVVTVRVRGHAKLTREVTIRKGETTPNVNFVVKWDDITGISGHVKSSIDGSPIKNAEVVLWDASEKRAGYAYTDEAGNYSILGLPPGSYQAAAFWPGGGGWVREMDILIESGKTTEVNFEFDMPAPTSRSEEGILGLLAALSGDTVLVSGVKEAGPGIRPAGKISVEP, from the coding sequence ATGGGAAGAGGGAATAATAAAAGAGCGGTAGCATTTTCGGTTTTAATCGCTTTTTTTCTGATGGCGGGCTCTAACGTCTCCGCCGAGATATACTCTTCCATTTCGGGCAGGGTGATTGCCGAAGACACCGGACAGGGAATGGAAGGTGTTAGTGTTGTGCTGTTAGGGCTGGGAAGTGAGGTAGAGAGGCACGACACAATAACAAAAGAAGACGGCCTGTATGTGCTGGAGAATTTAAAGCCGGGAGATTATCTGCTGGGATTTGGTAAAGACGATATTCCTTATATACAAGAGATGCCGAATATATTTGTTACCGTGCCCATGGGAAAAAACCTGGTAAACGTCAATTACGTTTTTAAGGTCGGTGGTGGTGTCTCCGGCACGGTTTATGATGCCGACGGCACTACACCATTGGATAGGATTACCGTGTCTGTGATAGTTCCGGATCAACCGGACGATATTGATGCTGCCGATGCCGAATTAACTGACAGCAACGGCAAATATTTATTGCTGGGCCTGCCCGAGTCTGACAAGGCTGTTGTAACGGTACGCGTTCGCGGCCACGCCAAATTAACCAGGGAGGTTACGATCAGGAAGGGCGAGACCACCCCGAATGTTAACTTTGTGGTCAAGTGGGACGATATTACCGGAATCAGTGGGCATGTGAAGTCGTCGATTGACGGCAGCCCAATAAAGAACGCAGAAGTAGTGTTATGGGATGCTTCTGAAAAACGCGCCGGCTATGCATACACAGATGAAGCCGGGAACTATTCCATATTAGGTTTGCCGCCGGGCAGCTACCAAGCGGCCGCTTTTTGGCCTGGGGGTGGCGGTTGGGTCAGGGAAATGGATATTTTAATAGAATCGGGCAAGACAACTGAGGTGAATTTTGAGTTTGATATGCCGGCACCCACATCGAGGAGTGAGGAAGGTATACTGGGATTGCTTGCCGCCTTATCAGGGGACACGGTACTTGTCTCGGGAGTTAAGGAGGCCGGACCCGGGATCCGTCCGGCCGGTAAGATTTCGGTTGAGCCCTAA
- the queC gene encoding 7-cyano-7-deazaguanine synthase QueC, which translates to MEGKGKREKISVVLVSGGVDSAVTAAIAAREGEVALLHANYGQKTEAREFDSFNSIAGHYGAQKRLVVRLDHFKDIGGSALIDHDIEVPEGDIGRGDIPMTYVPFRNAHLLCVAVSWAETIGAGRVYIGAVEEDSSGYPDCREGFFKAFEGAIEQGTRPETKIEVVTPLIHMSKGDIVRKGVELGAPFHLTWSCYKDSRRACGRCDSCLLRLKGFKEAGVEDPIPYE; encoded by the coding sequence ATGGAAGGTAAGGGGAAAAGGGAAAAGATTTCGGTGGTGCTCGTAAGCGGCGGGGTCGACAGCGCCGTCACCGCGGCCATTGCCGCCCGGGAAGGGGAGGTAGCGCTCCTCCACGCCAACTACGGCCAGAAGACCGAGGCCCGCGAGTTCGACTCCTTTAACTCCATAGCCGGCCACTACGGCGCGCAAAAAAGGCTCGTCGTAAGGCTCGACCACTTCAAGGATATCGGCGGCTCGGCACTTATCGACCATGATATAGAGGTCCCCGAAGGCGATATCGGGAGAGGGGACATACCCATGACCTACGTCCCGTTCAGGAACGCGCACCTCCTCTGCGTCGCGGTCTCCTGGGCCGAGACAATAGGCGCGGGGAGGGTGTACATAGGGGCGGTGGAAGAGGACAGTTCCGGCTACCCGGACTGCAGGGAGGGGTTCTTCAAGGCCTTCGAAGGGGCGATAGAGCAGGGCACCAGGCCCGAGACGAAGATAGAAGTGGTAACCCCGCTCATACACATGAGCAAGGGCGATATAGTCAGGAAGGGAGTGGAGCTCGGCGCGCCCTTCCACCTCACCTGGTCGTGCTATAAGGATTCGCGCCGCGCCTGCGGCCGCTGCGACTCGTGCCTCCTCAGGCTAAAGGGCTTTAAAGAGGCCGGGGTGGAAGACCCGATCCCGTACGAGTAA
- a CDS encoding Slp family lipoprotein: protein MVATTVLALFLAGCSAVSPAVLRDVDKSVTVPLVQSNPDEYIGRKVLWGGIIIASENLDKTTRVEILSSRLNMSHKPTGKGFGGRFMIEAPGFLDPFVYRPDRGITVVGFVKGVVTRKIGSMEYPYPVVEPVEVTLTDTYEEEYPPYPAYPDYPPMWYPPYDPFYPYPYYPYWPRHPRYPY from the coding sequence ATGGTTGCAACAACCGTTCTGGCCCTCTTCCTCGCCGGCTGCTCGGCCGTCTCCCCGGCCGTGCTGAGGGACGTGGACAAGAGCGTTACGGTCCCGCTGGTGCAGTCCAACCCCGACGAGTACATCGGCCGCAAGGTCTTATGGGGAGGCATAATCATCGCCTCCGAAAACCTCGATAAGACGACCCGCGTGGAGATACTCTCGAGCAGGCTTAACATGAGCCACAAACCGACCGGAAAAGGGTTCGGCGGGAGGTTCATGATCGAGGCCCCGGGCTTTCTCGACCCCTTCGTATACCGGCCGGACAGGGGGATAACGGTCGTGGGTTTCGTAAAGGGGGTCGTAACGAGAAAGATAGGCTCGATGGAGTACCCCTACCCGGTGGTCGAGCCCGTGGAGGTCACGCTCACGGACACGTATGAGGAGGAGTACCCCCCCTACCCCGCCTACCCGGACTACCCGCCCATGTGGTATCCCCCTTATGACCCGTTCTACCCGTATCCCTACTACCCCTATTGGCCGCGCCATCCCCGCTACCCCTACTGA